A window of the Lactuca sativa cultivar Salinas chromosome 5, Lsat_Salinas_v11, whole genome shotgun sequence genome harbors these coding sequences:
- the LOC111913271 gene encoding GATA transcription factor 24 isoform X2 — MSEANINNQRHHQASIYEGVNLQPVNLHHHQQHGISINNDDNQHHVVEDVVVHEDDDVAVGEEESIDNPSRIRYDNHNSHHHHQHNTLQNSGSIETGMEDMSVQPHALYVQDAEIQPVSGGVAGAGGGGGADQLTLSFQGEVYVFDAVSPEKVQGVLLLLGGYEVPTGAPTLGIPPQNQRGLNEFPGRSSQPQRAASLSRFREKRKERCFDKKIRYTVRKEVALRMQRKKGQFTSSKANSDETGLPSSDWNGGPGQDEETTCRHCGISSNSTPMMRRGPSGPRTLCNACGLKWANKGVLRDLNKVLADPTTGKTIIEQVQVRVGVGKGMEVMV, encoded by the exons ATGTCGGAGGCCAATATTAATAATCAACGCCATCATCAAGCATCGATTTACGAGGGCGTTAATCTACAACCCGTTAATTTGCATCATCATCAGCAACATGGAATTAGCATCAATAATGACGATAATCAACATCACGTAGTTGAAGATGTGGTTGTgcatgaagatgatgatgttgcCGTTGGCGAAGAAGAGTCTATAGACAACCCTAGTCGGATCCGCTACGACAACCACAACTCTCATCATCACCACCAGCACAATACTTTACAGAACAGCGGCAGTATCGAAACCGGCATGGAGGATATGAGCGTTCAGCCGCATGCTTTGTATGTACAGGACGCTGAAATTCAGCCTGTTAGCGGTGGAGTTGCAGGTGCAGGTGGAGGTGGAGGTGCGGATCAGCTTACCCTGTCGTTTCAGGGAGAAGTTTACGTCTTCGATGCCGTTTCGCCTGAAAAG GTGCAAGGTGTGTTATTGCTTTTGGGTGGTTATGAAGTACCAACTGGTGCCCCTACTTTAGGGATCCCCCCTCAAAATCAAAGG GGTTTAAATGAGTTCCCTGGAAGATCAAGTCAACCACAAAGGGCTGCTTCTTTGAGTCGATTCAgggagaagagaaaagaaagatgctttgataagaaaaTCCGTTACACTGTACGGAAGGAAGTTGCTCttag AATGCAGCGTAAAAAAGGACAGTTTACATCATCCAAGGCCAATTCTGATGAAACAGGTTTACCTTCTTCAGATTGGAACGGTGGTCCTGGCCAAGATGAAGAAACAAC ATGTAGGCACTGTGGGATCAGTTCAAACTCAACCCCAATGATGCGTCGTGGGCCTTCTGGGCCAAGGACATTGTGCAATGCATGTGGATTGAAATGGGCTAACAAG GGGGTTTTACGGGATCTTAACAAGGTTTTAGCAGACCCTACTACTGGAAAGACTATTATTGAACAGGTGCAGGTGAG AGTGGGGGTGGGGAAGGGAATGGAAGTGATGGTGTAA
- the LOC111913269 gene encoding KH domain-containing protein HEN4, which translates to MFEPINSPPTIAAATVNGGPKRYKPKQPPLTVHAGCTCFRLLCHASRIGGVIGKSGVIIKQLQQETSAKIRVEDPPPDSDDRVITVIANSAANKTISFIEHNNQLNKNLDEGSEYSEVSAAQEALVKVFERILLVAAEADGGYFAPGGVASCRLLADKSVIGSVIGKGGKVIEKIRKDTGCRVRILVQDKLPSCALPTDEMVEIEGDILAIKKALIAVTRCIQDCSHAQSQKTRAVVGRTHPTAPWDLIPNGISNSHTHTHSHSDFDLPPPRSQGQAFHLHPHPPTSKDADLESQKEIVFRILYSSDKVGSLIGKSGTIIQAIQNESGAHIAIGAPVSDCDERLITISAMESAESRKSAAQNAVILVFNRSVESGFQKGMDMASSGAQVSARLVISQNQMGCLLGKGGSIVADMRKVTGAFIKIVGDHQVPKCAPETDQVVLMTGEMINVRDALYSVTGRLRNNLFSNKMSNSHGTGTTKGTYTHHQSSVATSHYPPNQHNTNLTQTMDNLKLSSSSISIDRPVTPGQWHLPMGHDISTGSTSVGRSAIVSNMSVEILVSQTVIALVYGENGSNLTRLRQISGAKVVVHEPRSGTSDHIVVISGTPNETQSAQSLLQAFILADQS; encoded by the exons ATGTTCGAACCCATCAATAGTCCTCCCACCATCGCCGCTGCCACCGTCAACGGTGGTCCCAAGCGCTACAAACCAAAACAGCCGCCTCTAACCGTCCATGCCGGCTGCACCTGCTTCCGCCTCCTCTGCCATGCTTCTCGCATTGGCGGGGTCATCGGGAAATCCGGCGTTATCATCAAACAGTTGCAGCAGGAAACCTCAGCCAAAATCCGGGTCGAGGACCCGCCTCCTGATTCCGATGACCGTGTGATCACTGTCATCGCCAACAGCGCAGCGAACAAAACAATATCATTCATTGAACATAATAATCAACTAAACAAAAATCTTGATGAAGGTAGTGAATATAGTGAGGTTTCAGCAGCACAGGAGGCGTTGGTTAAGGTATTTGAGAGGATTTTACTTGTTGCTGCAGAGGCCGATGGAGGGTATTTTGCCCCTGGGGGGGTAGCTTCGTGTCGATTACTAGCGGATAAGAGTGTTATCGGGTCTGTGATCGGGAAAGGGGGGAAAGTGATCGAGAAGATCAGGAAGGATACTGGATGTAGGGTTAGGATTTTAGTTCAAGATAAGCTTCCTTCATGTGCACTTCCTACAGATGAAATGGTCGAG ATTGAGGGTGATATTTTGGCCATTAAAAAGGCACTTATTGCTGTGACTCGTTGCATTCAAGATTGCAGCCATGCTCAAAGTCAAAAGACAAGGGCAGTTGTAGGTAGGACCCACCCTACAGCTCCATGGGATCTCATACCCAATGGGATTTCCAattcccacacacacacacattcacacTCAGACTTTGACTTGCCTCCACCACGAAGTCAAGGTCAAGCGTTTCACCTTCACCCTCACCCTCCAACATCCAAAGATGCTGACTTGGAATCCCAGAAGGAAATAGTTTTCAGGATTCTGTATTCCAGTGATAAAGTGGGTAGCTTGATAGGCAAATCAGGGACAATCATTCAAGCTATTCAAAACGAATCAGGTGCCCATATAGCAATTGGAGCTCCTGTTTCTGATTGTGATGAAAGATTGATCACCATTTCTGCAATGGAG AGTGCAGAGTCACGAAAGTCAGCTGCACAAAATGCAGTGATTCTTGTATTCAATAGGTCTGTTGAGTCTGGGTTTCAAAAGGGGATGGATATGGCATCAAGTGGGGCCCAGGTTTCTGCTAGACTTGTGATATCACAAAACCAAATGGGTTGTCTGTTGGGTAAAGGTGGGTCCATAGTTGCAGATATGAGAAAGGTGACTGGTGcttttataaaaatagttggtgatcATCAAGTTCCTAAGTGTGCACCTGAAACTGATCAAGTAGTGTTG atgaCAGGAGAGATGATAAATGTAAGAGATGCTTTATACAGTGTTACTGGAAGACTAAGAAACAACTTATTCTCAAATAAAATGTCAAATAGCCATGGAACTGGAACAACCAAGGGAACATATACACATCATCAATCTTCTGTTGCCACGTCACATTATCCTCCTAATCAGCATAATACTAATTTAACTCAAACTATGGATAATCTCAAACTCTCAAGTAGTAGCATTAGCATAGATCGTCCTGTGACACCTGGACAATGGCACCTTCCG ATGGGACATGATATTAGCACAGGGTCAACTTCTGTAGGTAGATCTGCTATAGTGAGTAACATGAGTGTGGAAATTCTGGTATCCCAAACTGTCATTGCTTTGGTTTATGGGGAGAATGGAAGCAATCTCACTCGTTTAAGACAG ATTTCAGGTGCAAAAGTGGTAGTGCATGAGCCACGTTCAGGAACAAGTGATCACATTGTGGTTATTTCGGGTACTCCCAATGAAACCCAATCTGCACAGagccttcttcaagccttcataCTTGCAGACCAATCATAA
- the LOC111913270 gene encoding costars family protein — protein MNVDEEIEQLKEEIKRLGHKQNDGSYKVTFGMLFNDDRCANIFEALVGTLRAAKKRKIVTYDGELLLQGVHDNVEIILKEAEA, from the exons ATGAACGTAGATGAAGAAATTGAGCAACTCAAAGAAGAAATCAAACGACTTGGCCACAAACAAAACGATGGATCTTACAAG GTGACATTTGGCATGCTGTTCAACGATGACAGATGTGCAAACATCTTCGAGGCGCTTGTAGGGACACTAAGAGCAGCCAAAAAACGTAAAATTGTGACATATGATGGAGAGTTACTACTACAAGGTGTTCATGATAATGTTGAGATAATACTAAAAGAAGCAGAAGCATGA
- the LOC111913271 gene encoding GATA transcription factor 24 isoform X1, protein MSEANINNQRHHQASIYEGVNLQPVNLHHHQQHGISINNDDNQHHVVEDVVVHEDDDVAVGEEESIDNPSRIRYDNHNSHHHHQHNTLQNSGSIETGMEDMSVQPHALYVQDAEIQPVSGGVAGAGGGGGADQLTLSFQGEVYVFDAVSPEKVQGVLLLLGGYEVPTGAPTLGIPPQNQRGLNEFPGRSSQPQRAASLSRFREKRKERCFDKKIRYTVRKEVALRMQRKKGQFTSSKANSDETGLPSSDWNGGPGQDEETTCRHCGISSNSTPMMRRGPSGPRTLCNACGLKWANKGVLRDLNKVLADPTTGKTIIEQVQSGGGEGNGSDGVNVVFNGGDGSAVTAER, encoded by the exons ATGTCGGAGGCCAATATTAATAATCAACGCCATCATCAAGCATCGATTTACGAGGGCGTTAATCTACAACCCGTTAATTTGCATCATCATCAGCAACATGGAATTAGCATCAATAATGACGATAATCAACATCACGTAGTTGAAGATGTGGTTGTgcatgaagatgatgatgttgcCGTTGGCGAAGAAGAGTCTATAGACAACCCTAGTCGGATCCGCTACGACAACCACAACTCTCATCATCACCACCAGCACAATACTTTACAGAACAGCGGCAGTATCGAAACCGGCATGGAGGATATGAGCGTTCAGCCGCATGCTTTGTATGTACAGGACGCTGAAATTCAGCCTGTTAGCGGTGGAGTTGCAGGTGCAGGTGGAGGTGGAGGTGCGGATCAGCTTACCCTGTCGTTTCAGGGAGAAGTTTACGTCTTCGATGCCGTTTCGCCTGAAAAG GTGCAAGGTGTGTTATTGCTTTTGGGTGGTTATGAAGTACCAACTGGTGCCCCTACTTTAGGGATCCCCCCTCAAAATCAAAGG GGTTTAAATGAGTTCCCTGGAAGATCAAGTCAACCACAAAGGGCTGCTTCTTTGAGTCGATTCAgggagaagagaaaagaaagatgctttgataagaaaaTCCGTTACACTGTACGGAAGGAAGTTGCTCttag AATGCAGCGTAAAAAAGGACAGTTTACATCATCCAAGGCCAATTCTGATGAAACAGGTTTACCTTCTTCAGATTGGAACGGTGGTCCTGGCCAAGATGAAGAAACAAC ATGTAGGCACTGTGGGATCAGTTCAAACTCAACCCCAATGATGCGTCGTGGGCCTTCTGGGCCAAGGACATTGTGCAATGCATGTGGATTGAAATGGGCTAACAAG GGGGTTTTACGGGATCTTAACAAGGTTTTAGCAGACCCTACTACTGGAAAGACTATTATTGAACAGGTGCAG AGTGGGGGTGGGGAAGGGAATGGAAGTGATGGTGTAAATGTGGTTTTTAATGGAGGAGATGGTTCAGCTGTGACTGCTGAAAGGTGA
- the LOC111913273 gene encoding dynamin-related protein 3A produces the protein MADEPVVPSSPQQQPSSSNSNAAPLGHNVIPIVNKLQDIFAQLGSSSTIELPQVAVVGSQSSGKSSVLEALVGRDFLPRGSDICTRRPLVLQLLQTKRKPDGTDEEYGEFLHVPGKRFYNFNEIRKEIQAETDREAGGNKGVSDKQIRLKIFSPNVLDITLVDLPGITKVPVGDQPSDIEARIRTMIMSYIRLPSCLILAVTPANADLANSDALQIAGNADPDGYRTIGVITKLDIMDRGTDARNFLLGKVIPLRLGFIGVVNRSQEDIMFNRTIKDALAAEEKFFRSRPVYNELADRCGVPQLAKKLNQILVKHIKTVLPGLKARISAALVSVAKEHASYGEITESKAGMGALLLNILSKYSEAFSSMIEGKNEEMSTSELSGGARIHYIFQSIFVKSLEEVDPCEDLTDDDIRTAIQNATGPRSALFVPEVPFEVLIRRQIARLLDPSLQCARFIYDELIKMSHRCMVNELQRFPVLRKRMDDVIGNFLRDGLQPSETMIGHIVEMEMDYINTSHPNFVGGSKAVEVALQQVKSSKLATTVSRQKDGVESEKAPQSERGIKSRAILARPVNGIVTEQHNQPGSRAVGEVEKPTAGSTSWGISSIFGGSESRTSVKENPANKLFNDEPIQAMDHSFSMIHLREPPTVLRPSDAHSDQESVEIHVTKLLLRSYYDIVRKNIEDSVPKAIMHFLVNHTKRELHNVFIKKLYRDDLFEQMLQEPDEVATKRKRTRDMLRVLQQAFRTLDELPLEAETVERGYSLTSNDTTGLPKIHGLPTSSSSSFYNDSYAAASPKNQRSRKSTSNSGELQSPFYGNVEANGNSRSSLLGFYPTLDDQ, from the exons ATGGCAGACGAACCAGTAGTCCCTTCGTCGCCTCAACAAcaaccatcttcatccaactccaACGCCGCTCCTCTTGGCCACAACGTCATCCCCATCGTGAACAAGCTTCAAGACATTTTCGCTCAGCTTGGAAGCTCCTCTACTATCGAGCTCCCTCAGGTCGCCGTTGTTGGTAGCCAGAGCAGTGGTAAATCCAGTGTGCTTGAAGCTCTCGTTGGCCGTGACTTCTTGCCCAGGGGATCCGACATCTGCACTCGCCGACCTCTCGTGCTTCAGCTGCTTCAGACTAAGCGGAAGCCTGACGGCACCGATGAAGAGTATGGTGAGTTCTTACACGTGCCGGGGAAGAGGTTCTATAATTTCAATGAAATTCGTAAGGAAATTCAG GCTGAGACAGATAGGGAAGCAGGAGGAAACAAGGGTGTCTCTGATAAACAAATTCGTTTAAAGATTTTTTCCCCTAATGTACTTGACATCACCCTTGTGGATTTACCTGGTATAACAAAAGTTCCTGTTGGAGATCAACCATCAGACATTGAAGCTCGTATTAGGACAATGATAATGTCATACATTAGGCTTCCCAGCTGTTTAATCCTAGCTGTCACACCTGCAAATGCTGACCTTGCCAACTCAGATGCACTTCAAATCGCTGGAAATGCAGATCCTGATG GTTACAGGACAATTGGTGTGATCACAAAG TTGGATATTATGGATAGAGGAACCGATGCACGTAATTTTTTGCTTGGAAAAGTGATCCCCCTTCGACTTGGCTTTATTGGTGTTGTAAATCGTAGTCAGGAG GACATTATGTTCAACCGAACTATTAAAGATGCACTAGCAGCTGAGGAGAAATTCTTTCGCAGTCGTCCA GTGTATAATGAGCTTGCAGATCGTTGTGGGGTACCCCAGCTGGCAAAAAAGTTAAACCAG ATTTTGGTGAAACATATAAAAACAGTGTTACCAGGGTTGAAGGCACGTATTAGTGCTGCATTAGTTTCTGTAGCAAAAGAACATGCTAGTTATGGAGAGATTACAGAGTCTAAG GCTGGCATGGGAGCTCTTCTTCTAAATATTCTTTCAAAGTATTCTGAAG ccttttcttcaatgATTGAGGGTAAAAACGAAGAGATGTCAACATCTGAGTTGTCAGGAGGAGCAAGAATACACTATATTTTCCAGTCAATATTTGTCAAAAGTTTGGAG GAAGTTGACCCTTGTGAGGACTTAACTGATGATGACATCAGAACTGCTATACAAAATGCAACAGGCCCTAGATCTGCATTGTTTGTACCTGAA GTTCCATTTGAAGTTCTAATTCGACGACAAATTGCTCGTTTACTAGATCCAAGCCTTCAATGTGCAAGATTCATTTATGATGAATTGATAAAA aTGAGTCATCGATGTATGGTGAATGAGTTACAGAGATTTCCTGTTCTCAGAAAGAGAATGGATGATGTGATAGGGAATTTTTTACGTGATGGTCTTCAGCCTTCTGAAACCATGATTGGGCACATAGTTGAAATGGAG ATGGATTACATAAACACTTCACACCCGAATTTTGTGGGTGGGAGTAAAGCTGTGGAGGTTGCCTTGCAGCAAGTGAAATCTTCTAAGCTTGCAACAACAGTATCGAGGCAAAAG GATGGAGTTGAGTCTGAAAAAGCTCCACAATCTGAAAGGGGTATAAAGTCACGTGCAATTCTTGCTAGGCCTGTTAATGGAATTGTCACAGAACAG CATAATCAACCAGGGTCTCGAGCAGTTGGTGAGGTTGAGAAGCCAACAGCTG GAAGCACAAGTTGGGGAATCTCATCGATTTTTGGTGGGTCGGAAAGTCGCACTTCTGTGAAAGAAAATCCTGCAAACAAGTTGTTTAATGATGAACCCATTCAGGCTATGGATCATTCATTTTCTATGATCCATCTGAGGGAG CCCCCAACAGTTTTGAGGCCCTCGGATGCCCATTCAGATCAGGAATCCGTTGAGATTCACGTTACAAAGCTATTGCTAAGGTCATATTATGACATTGTCAGAAAAAACATCGAGGACTCAGTGCCTAAAGCAATCATGCACTTTCTG GTGAACCATACGAAAAGAGAGCTCCACAATGTGTTCATCAAGAAGCTGTACAGAGACGATTTGTTTGAACAAATGTTACAAGAACCGGATGAAGTTGCTACAAAAAGAAAACGTACACGCGATATGTTGCGTGTGCTTCAGCAAGCTTTTCGT ACATTGGATGAACTACCACTGGAAGCGGAAACAGTGGAGAGAGGCTACAGTTTGACAAGCAACGACACAACGGGTCTCCCAAAGATCCACGGGCTTcccacatcatcatcatcatcattctaTAATGATTCATATGCAGCAGCTTCACCCAAGAACCAAAGGTCAAGAAAGTCAACATCTAATTCAGGAGAGCTGCAATCGCCTTTTTATGGGAATGTAGAAGCCAATGGAAATAGTCGAAGTTCACTACTTGGTTTCTATCCTACACTCGATGATCAGTAA